AAACAAAAATCTTTACATTGTTAGTCTTAGAATAAATTCTAAATCAAAAGCATATATGGTTCATAAACTTACAGCAGAATTATTTGTTAGTAAAGAAATTGACGAACAAAATGTTGTTATTCATTTAGATGCCAATCCTAAAAATAATTATTATAAAAATCTTAAATGGCTTACTCAATTTGAGAAACAAAAAATAATACGTAAAAAGTTGATGGAAAAAAGAAAAAACAATGAGGTTCTTATTACTTATTCAAAATTAAAAGATGATGATGTAAAGTTACTTAAATCAATGCTTAAAAAAGGAGTAAAACAAAATGTAATTGCAAAATTATTTTGTATTAGCGAAATGCAGGTAACAAGGATTAAACGTGGAGAAAACTGGAGCCATATAAAAGTGCCTGATGATAAATAATGTATTTATTTTGAAAAAATCTTTTTAAATATAGAATTTTATTATAAATTTAAAATAAATAGTAATTCAAAAAATCTTGACAGAAATTAGCCATAAAAATTTAGATTCTGAAAAAAACTTTAGAGAATTTATTGGAACAGAACCTAAAGTTTTGACATTTCTTCATAATACAAATGATGAGGAAATTGCAAAAAAAATATTAATTGAAGGATTTGAATTTGAAAACTATCTTGACCATACAACAGACCTTATTTCAGGAAATGATGCTATTGAACTAAGATATTTTAAAATAAAACGTGGCCGTTATGGAAATTATACAATTGTCATACAGATAAGTAGAAAATTGATTGATCACTATTGTCTTAGACTGAAAAATACACATAATCATTATTCAGAAGTATTGACAAAAATACCTCCCAAAAAACTAATAGACAGAGAATTGATATATACATTGCCTGAAAATTTTATTAAAGGATATTTTAATCAGGAGACTAAAACTGGAATTTTTAATCATAAATTTGATCCTTTTAAAGATATTCCTGTATTTGAAGAAAATGTTGAAAAGTTGCTGGGAAAAATAAATAATCCGTAACTAATCAATGCATATAAGAAAAATACTAGATTGTCATTTCAACTGCCTGTCTGTCTGGTCAATGTCAATAATTTAGCAGATTCCGCATCAAGTGCGGAATGACAGGAGCTGTGAAAAGGCACTTCTGACTGTCATTCCTGCGAAAGCAGGAACTTTTCTCATGACCGAAGGGAATAATCTATTAAATTATTTAAACCTTAACTTATTGACATTGGTTCGGTAGGCAGGAAAGAAGAAATCTCATAACATAATATTAGTTAAATAAGACTTCTTAATTCGTTCGCAATACTTAAACAATTAAAATAATTATTACTAACTGAATGAAGCATCGAAAAACTATCACTACCCTTGTAATAATTCTTTTCTATTTATTCATACAATACAAATATTTTATTATTTCATTTGTTGCAGGTATTAAATTTACTTCGCTTAATGAACATGGTATAATATTAATTGGATATATTATTTCATTAGCATTGATTTTTATCCCGTTTTTACTTTTATATGATGTAAAATTCAAAACATTTACCGACGAATTTGGAATGCGGGCAAATTTTTTTATCAGCTTTGTATTTATACTAATTGCGTCAATTCCTATAATAATCGGTTTATTATTTAACTTAAAAGATTCGCTAAATTTATTATCATATAATACAATAGTTACAGTTTTTTTTGCTGCAATAATGAATGAATTTGTTTCGCGTGCTTTTCTTTTTGGGCAGTTATTCCGTAGGGGAGGATGGGGGTTTGTCCAGGCTGCAGCAATTGGTCCTGTGTTCTTAGGAATGAAAATTATTTCTAATACTTTAGATCCGTTAATTATTTCTATATCTTTTATAAATGTCCTTTTGATGGGATTATTTTATGCATGGCTTTTTATTGAATGGAATAACAATATATGGATACCTATGGGACTGCATATATTCATTAATCTTTCATGGCTTGTTTTTGAAAATGGCGAAAAATCTTGTTTTGGCAGTACCGAAGGAATTATTTATCGAAGTATTACAATTTTTATCTCTATAGTAATTACTATTTTAATGTGTGTTCATCGTAAAAAGTTCAGAATAAACAAATTAAATATATTTGCTTGGAAATAATTTAATGGCATATATTAAAATTTATAATTATT
This is a stretch of genomic DNA from Bacteroidales bacterium. It encodes these proteins:
- a CDS encoding HNH endonuclease, which encodes MDKRKLRKIKDEIWKKIPLSDGKYEISNYGRVKSYYKDTKNGKIIKQTKNKNLYIVSLRINSKSKAYMVHKLTAELFVSKEIDEQNVVIHLDANPKNNYYKNLKWLTQFEKQKIIRKKLMEKRKNNEVLITYSKLKDDDVKLLKSMLKKGVKQNVIAKLFCISEMQVTRIKRGENWSHIKVPDDK
- a CDS encoding CPBP family intramembrane metalloprotease: MKHRKTITTLVIILFYLFIQYKYFIISFVAGIKFTSLNEHGIILIGYIISLALIFIPFLLLYDVKFKTFTDEFGMRANFFISFVFILIASIPIIIGLLFNLKDSLNLLSYNTIVTVFFAAIMNEFVSRAFLFGQLFRRGGWGFVQAAAIGPVFLGMKIISNTLDPLIISISFINVLLMGLFYAWLFIEWNNNIWIPMGLHIFINLSWLVFENGEKSCFGSTEGIIYRSITIFISIVITILMCVHRKKFRINKLNIFAWK